A region of Antedon mediterranea chromosome 8, ecAntMedi1.1, whole genome shotgun sequence DNA encodes the following proteins:
- the LOC140056151 gene encoding AFG2-interacting ribosome maturation factor-like gives MNKVSGQQMANEAEEVMLKQLKKSFKTVNVQETQWKEINIKSLVLVESLLNLAEQRNCCLRAVEAANNPVVAQFPDLADRLNASLLYSMEVVMKKLRENMHSLQEIQKKVSRINNNSMEVYNKHHKVLGLDRAIKRSATCPSISDMLEWLADLARIFSQEITMRNVLLDKIRYEDENSMKKLRIEFKEDNITNHAQDNVLKLVLFLEGD, from the exons ATGAATAAAGTATCTGGACAACAGATGGCTAACGAAGCTGAAGAAGTTATGCTAAAACAATTGAAAAAGTCATTTAAAACAGTCAATGTACAAGAAACGCAGTGGaaagaaatcaatattaaatCTCTTGTGTTGGTTGAATCGCTGTTGAACTTGGCTGAACAGCGAAACTGCTGTCTGAGAGCGGTTGAGGCTGCAAATAATCCTGTCGTCGCACAATTCCCGGACTTGGCTGATAGACTTAACGCATCCCTGCTGTATTCCATGGAAGTGGTGATGAAGAAACTGAGAGAAAACat GCATTCTCTTCaagaaatacaaaagaaagtgAGTCGAATCAATAACAATAGCATGGAAGTGTACAACAAACATCACAAAGTCTTGGGGCTAGATAGGGCAATCAAACGGTCAGCCACTTGCCCTTCCATATCCGATATGCTTGAGTGGCTAGCAGATCTGGCGAGAATTTTCAGTCAAGA GATTACAATGAGGAATGTGCTGTTGGATAAAATTAGATATGAAGACGAGAATTCCATGAAGAAACTACGAATTGAATTTAAAGAAGATAACATTACAAATCATGCACAAG ataatgTTTTAAAGTTGGTGCTGTTTCTCGAAGGTGATTAA
- the LOC140057738 gene encoding uncharacterized protein: MTRKSAWMCDETTVLELPLVILPGSVWMMTCRSLQYAVEELGCMKIGILPDAVTCLRMLREMREISRIQVSEVLESAKDTTLKYDGTNKKGTHYLEVQIADQDATYTTGITRLPSGTASANTQGILQTFEDLGAASQATGGSTSKQHILNKISNTMTDRCGVNKAVNKELVESMSAGSQHLNEFFCGMHPLDTFAKSCDKSVSTWEQDNLPAEHKSMSFRRRSLSGAQSFIVAVCKLCFNNAVGVPAEIDVYLKRKGIKVTNILSPIMGNRFHILYRNAGAVHLLLPHIVEFLTKVWPPTNDLQRAVLFDSKTAEYLTGCRALGLIGKYVSGPWMRLVERDQNILDLNMPFTLAVNKMEEWKLNTSVLVKGEADCLFADVPIIKDAVFYNLTATREDDQQVETVLSMLLDVIIDVCKRQLDDQLPGGIHHDPSDSLKQQAKSCVGNNISGERVFGLLDHYVKRAPNASLSYIESKIVYKLNRTSDWLAMKPIEEREELLSKARILCLRSKRINAERSETLTMQKKQHLDDKQKEIIGRADRARLLNENLLNDLMQYGGLWQNDISMNSNLEVLTSKKRQLIALKAQLNVRKKILNQKADPSLFCFSSKGKQFSVEKLKENLSILMSSEDLDDLHIKNIIMDPLILLEKKINHLWSNDNEGVISDTWYEGNITEFKEETGEFKIVYLDPITKEVDHYYLDTDEIVADMKSGDLIVIWD; encoded by the coding sequence ATGACTAGGAAATCTGCGTGGATGTGCGATGAGACAACTGTGCTGGAACTTCCATTGGTGATTCTTCCGGGGTCTGTATGGATGATGACTTGTCGTTCACTACAGTATGCGGTTGAGGAACTTGGTTGTATGAAGATCGGAATCCTGCCGGATGCAGTAACTTGTTTGCGTATGCTACGTGAAATGAGAGAGATCTCAAGAATTCAAGTTAGCGAGGTGCTGGAATCTGCTAAAGACACAACTCTGAAGTATGATGGCACTAACAAGAAGGGTACTCATTACTTAGAAGTGCAGATTGCAGACCAAGACGCAACTTACACAACTGGTATAACCAGACTTCCATCCGGGACAGCTTCTGCAAATACACAAGGCATACTACAGACCTTTGAAGATTTAGGGGCAGCAAGCCAAGCAACAGGAGGGTCTACTTCCAAACAGCACATTTTGAACAAGATTTCTAACACGATGACTGACCGTTGTGGCGTAAACAAGGCTGTCAACAAGGAGTTAGTTGAATCAATGTCAGCTGGAAGCCAACATCTGAATGAATTTTTTTGTGGGATGCATCCATTAGATACGTTCGCAAAATCCTGCGACAAATCAGTCTCAACATGGGAACAGGACAACTTGCCCGCTGAACACAAATCCATGAGTTTCCGTCGTAGAAGTTTAAGTGGAGCCCAGAGTTTCATCGTTGCCGTCTGCAAGCTTTGTTTCAACAATGCAGTTGGAGTGCCTGCGGAAATTGATGTATACTTAAAGCGTAAAGGGATAAAGGTAACCAACATCTTATCACCGATAATGGGAAACCGGTTCCATATCTTGTACCGTAATGCTGGAGCCGTCCATCTTCTATTGCCCCATATTGTGGAGTTTCTGACCAAAGTGTGGCCTCCTACTAATGATTTGCAGCGAGCTGTACTTTTTGATAGCAAGACAGCTGAATACCTGACAGGATGCCGTGCCCTTGGCCTAATAGGAAAGTATGTCTCGGGTCCATGGATGAGGTTGGTAGAGAGAGACCAGAATATTCTTGACCTAAATATGCCATTCACCCTTGCTGTTAACAAAATGGAGGAATGGAAGCTTAACACATCGGTGCTTGTAAAAGGCGAAGCGGATTGTTTGTTTGCAGATGTCCCCATCATTAAAGATGCTGTCTTCTATAACTTGACTGCAACTCGTGAAGATGATCAGCAAGTTGAAACTGTGTTGTCGATGCTTCTTGATGTTATAATTGATGTATGTAAGAGACAACTGGACGATCAACTTCCTGGTGGCATACATCATGATCCAAGTGATTCATTGAAACAACAAGCTAAGTCATGTGTAGGAAACAACATAAGCGGAGAGCGAGTATTTGGACTGTTAGACCATTATGTGAAAAGAGCACCAAATGCAAGCCTAAGTTATATTGAAAGCAAGATTGTCTATAAATTGAACAGGACATCAGATTGGTTGGCCATGAAGCCGATAGAAGAACGAGAGGAGTTACTGTCAAAGGCAAGAATATTGTGTTTGCGGAGTAAACGGATAAATGCAGAGAGAAGTGAGACATTGACAATGCAAAAGAAGCAGCATCTTGATGATAAGCAGAAAGAAATCATCGGTAGGGCAGATAGGGCCAGACTACTCAACGAAAACCTACTAAATGACCTAATGCAGTATGGTGGACTATGGCAAAATGATATAAGTATGAACTCAAATTTGGAGGTGCTAACATCCAAGAAAAGGCAACTGATTGCACTGAAGGCTCAACTTAATGTTCGAAAGAAGATTTTGAATCAGAAGGCGGATCCATCCCTGTTCTGTTTTTCGTCAAAAGGCAAACAGTTTTCCGTTGAAAAATTGAAAGAGAACCTTTCAATTCTGATGTCTTCAGAGGATTTGGATGACCTGCATATCAAGAACATCATCATGGACCCCCTTATTCTTCTTGAAAAGAAGATCAATCACCTGTGGTCAAACGATAATGAAGGAGTGATATCTGATACATGGTACGAAGGCAACATAACTGAATTTAAGGAAGAGACTGGAGAATTCAAGATTGTATATTTGGACCCAATAACCAAGGAAGTTGACCATTACTATTTGGATACTGACGAAATTGTTGCGGATATGAAGAGTGGTGATCTGATAGTCATATGGGACTGA